One Cervus canadensis isolate Bull #8, Minnesota chromosome 12, ASM1932006v1, whole genome shotgun sequence DNA window includes the following coding sequences:
- the CA2 gene encoding carbonic anhydrase 2, translated as MSHHWGYGPHNGPEHWHKDFPIANGERQSPVDVDTKAVVSDAALKPLSLLYGQATSRRMLNNGHSFNVEFDDSQDKAVLKDGPLTGTYRLVQFHFHWGSSDERGSEHTVDKKKYAAELHLVHWNTKYGDFGTAAQQPDGLAVVGVFLKVGDANPALQKVLDALDSIKTKAKSADFPNFDPSSLLPNVLDYWTYPGSLTTPPLLESVTWVVLKEPISVSSQQMSKFRTLNFNAEGEPELPMVDNWRPAQPLKNRKVRGFPK; from the exons ATGTCCCATCACTGGGGATACGGCCCGCACAACG GCCCCGAACACTGGCATAAGGACTTCCCCATCGCCAACGGCGAGCGCCAGTCACCGGTTGACGTTGACACCAAGGCCGTCGTTTCTGATGCTGCTCTGAAGCCTCTGTCCCTTCTCTATGGGCAAGCAACTTCGCGGAGAATGCTCAACAACGGTCACTCTTTCAACGTGGAGTTTGATGACTCCCAGGACAAAGCAG tgctGAAAGACGGACCTCTTACCGGCACTTACAGATTagttcagtttcactttcactggggTTCATCTGATGAGCGAGGTTCTGAGCATACTGTGGATAAGAAGAAATATGCTGCAGAG CTACACTTGGTTCACTGGAACACCAAGTACGGGGACTTTGGAACAGCAGCGCAGCAGCCTGATGGACTGGCCGTTGTGGGTGTTTTTTTGAAG GTTGGTGATGCTAACCCAGCTCTCCAGAAAGTCCTTGACGCGCTGGATTCTATTAAAACAAAG GCTAAGAGTGCCGACTTCCCTAACTTCGATCCTTCCAGCCTCCTTCCTAACGTCTTGGACTACTGGACCTACCCTGGCTCACTGACCACCCCTCCTCTCCTCGAAAGCGTGACCTGGGTCGTGCTCAAAGAACCCATCTCCGTTAGCAGTCAGCAG atGTCGAAATTCCGTACTCTTAACTTCAACGCGGAGGGTGAGCCTGAACTTCCGATGGTGGACAACTGGCGTCCGGCTCAGcccctgaaaaacagaaaagtcagaGGTTTCCCCAAATAA